A single window of Acidimicrobiales bacterium DNA harbors:
- a CDS encoding aldo/keto reductase, giving the protein MKVSAFGFGAMMFGAWGNSDEAQCHAMVDVALDAGINLFDTADVYDAGHSEEILGRALQGRRDDVVLSSKAFNPMGDDVNTRGGSRRWLTKALDDSLRRLRTDHLDIYHLHRIDHTTDLTDTLDTLDDFVRAGKIRMIGTSCFPAEWLVEAQWVADRRKAVPPRVEQPPYSILVRGIERDVLPTCRRHGMGTIVWSPLNGGWLTGKYRRDVDPDATSRAVREADHFDWGADNPKHDAVEALVEVAADAGISLLGLATGFVLAHPDISAALIGPRTPEQLAGLLEVADVRLDAATLDRIDEIVAPGRDVNPADRQYDPPGLDPGARRNTRQGGTS; this is encoded by the coding sequence GTGAAGGTGTCCGCCTTCGGTTTCGGGGCGATGATGTTCGGTGCCTGGGGCAACAGCGACGAGGCGCAGTGCCACGCGATGGTCGATGTCGCCCTCGACGCCGGCATCAACCTGTTCGACACCGCCGACGTCTACGACGCCGGCCACAGCGAGGAGATCCTCGGCCGCGCACTGCAGGGCCGCCGCGACGACGTGGTGTTGTCGTCCAAGGCGTTCAACCCGATGGGCGACGACGTGAACACACGAGGTGGGTCACGCCGCTGGTTGACGAAGGCCCTCGACGACTCGCTGCGCCGGCTCCGCACCGACCATCTCGACATCTACCACCTGCACCGCATCGACCACACGACGGACCTCACCGACACCCTCGACACGCTCGACGACTTCGTCCGGGCCGGCAAGATCCGCATGATCGGCACGTCGTGTTTCCCTGCGGAGTGGCTCGTCGAGGCCCAGTGGGTGGCCGACCGACGCAAGGCTGTACCTCCCCGCGTCGAACAACCCCCGTACTCGATTCTCGTGCGCGGCATCGAACGCGACGTCCTGCCGACCTGTCGTCGCCACGGCATGGGCACGATCGTCTGGTCTCCGCTCAACGGCGGATGGCTCACCGGCAAGTACCGACGCGACGTCGACCCCGATGCCACGTCGCGGGCGGTGCGCGAGGCCGACCACTTCGACTGGGGGGCCGACAACCCCAAACACGACGCCGTCGAGGCGCTCGTGGAGGTGGCGGCCGATGCCGGCATCTCGCTGCTCGGCCTCGCGACCGGCTTCGTCCTCGCCCACCCCGACATCTCCGCCGCGCTGATCGGCCCCCGCACACCCGAACAACTAGCGGGCCTGCTCGAGGTCGCCGACGTACGCCTCGACGCCGCCACGCTTGACCGCATCGACGAGATCGTCGCTCCCGGTCGCGACGTCAACCCCGCTGATCGCCAGTACGACCCGCCGGGCCTGGACCCGGGGGCACGCAGAAACACCAGACAGGGAGGAACCTCATGA
- a CDS encoding VOC family protein yields the protein MSEEPVNAAHPPAPRWTHIALRVRDIDATIDWYTTFTPLELLDRRTDEMGHGAWLGQPETVENPFILVVAQFFPETDPFADAPQEILAPFAHLGIELTSREAIDEMAERARAAGCLGMEPTQMPGPIGYITMVKDPDGNTIEFSYDQGVYVKAQEVWGS from the coding sequence GTGAGTGAGGAGCCGGTGAACGCGGCGCATCCCCCTGCGCCACGCTGGACCCACATCGCCCTGCGGGTCCGAGATATCGACGCGACGATCGACTGGTACACCACGTTCACCCCGCTGGAGCTGCTGGACCGGCGCACCGACGAGATGGGCCACGGCGCCTGGCTCGGTCAACCCGAGACGGTCGAGAATCCCTTCATCCTCGTCGTCGCACAGTTCTTTCCGGAGACCGACCCGTTCGCCGATGCCCCCCAGGAGATCCTGGCTCCATTCGCCCACCTCGGCATCGAGTTGACGTCCCGGGAGGCAATCGACGAGATGGCCGAGCGGGCCCGCGCGGCCGGGTGCCTCGGCATGGAACCCACCCAGATGCCAGGTCCCATCGGATACATCACGATGGTGAAGGACCCCGACGGGAACACCATCGAGTTCTCCTACGACCAGGGTGTCTACGTGAAGGCCCAGGAGGTGTGGGGGTCCTGA
- a CDS encoding amidohydrolase family protein, translating into MGAIDAVPEPDLLVVGHRVVTVDPAREVLVDAAVAVTDGRISDIGGAGELTARHPGTPVVGGPDAIVVPGYVNCHQHLTGDRLLRSAIPDDIEGHVAIFDWAVPAHAHHTGDDDEVTALAGLAEAVANGYTTTIEAGTVAHPDRVAAAARAVGARVTIGTWGWDVDDAPFAAPPDEVLARQEAVLAANPPGGLVTGWVTLVGHDLMSDELVTRASALAAERGVGLTFHISPSDRDAASYLERHGVRPLVHLERLGALGPHVLLAHAVHLDDEEIAVLERTSSAVAYCPWAYLRLASGVTGAGRHVEMLRRGIRVGLGCDAENAGDAIDPLRTAAVVAGLAKDVARDPAALTAHAVFEMSTIGGAAAIGMADEIGSIEVGKQADLVIHDGTRIELNPLADDVVNQLVWATDGRSVSDVIVAGRPVVADGVCTTVDGAELRDRLATAAADHARRAGLPVTARWPLRTV; encoded by the coding sequence ATGGGAGCGATCGATGCCGTACCTGAACCCGACCTCCTCGTGGTGGGACACCGGGTCGTCACGGTCGATCCGGCACGTGAGGTACTGGTCGACGCCGCTGTCGCCGTGACCGACGGTCGGATCAGCGACATCGGCGGTGCCGGTGAGCTCACGGCGCGCCACCCAGGCACCCCGGTGGTCGGTGGCCCGGACGCGATCGTCGTGCCGGGCTACGTCAACTGCCACCAGCACCTGACCGGCGACCGCCTCCTGCGTTCCGCGATCCCCGACGACATCGAGGGACACGTCGCGATCTTCGACTGGGCGGTGCCCGCCCACGCCCACCACACCGGCGACGACGACGAGGTGACCGCACTCGCAGGCCTCGCCGAGGCCGTCGCCAACGGGTACACGACGACGATCGAGGCCGGCACCGTCGCCCATCCTGACCGGGTTGCAGCCGCCGCCCGGGCCGTGGGCGCACGCGTGACGATCGGAACGTGGGGCTGGGACGTCGACGACGCCCCGTTCGCCGCGCCGCCCGACGAGGTGCTGGCACGCCAGGAGGCGGTGCTCGCCGCCAACCCGCCGGGCGGCCTCGTGACGGGTTGGGTCACGCTCGTCGGTCACGACCTCATGAGCGACGAGCTCGTGACACGGGCGAGCGCACTGGCAGCGGAGCGGGGCGTCGGGCTCACGTTCCACATCTCCCCGAGCGACCGCGACGCCGCTTCCTACCTCGAGCGCCACGGGGTGCGTCCGCTCGTACACCTCGAACGGCTCGGGGCCCTCGGCCCCCATGTCCTGTTGGCCCATGCCGTGCACCTCGACGATGAGGAGATCGCTGTACTGGAGCGCACGTCTTCCGCGGTCGCCTACTGCCCGTGGGCGTACCTGCGACTCGCCAGCGGCGTGACCGGAGCCGGGCGTCACGTCGAGATGCTGCGCCGGGGCATCAGGGTCGGCCTGGGCTGTGACGCCGAGAACGCGGGCGACGCGATCGACCCGCTGCGCACCGCGGCGGTGGTTGCGGGGCTCGCCAAGGACGTGGCGAGGGACCCCGCCGCGCTGACCGCCCACGCGGTGTTCGAGATGTCGACCATCGGGGGCGCGGCCGCGATCGGGATGGCCGACGAGATCGGCTCCATCGAAGTGGGCAAGCAGGCCGACCTGGTGATCCACGACGGCACCCGGATCGAGCTCAACCCGCTCGCGGACGACGTCGTCAACCAACTCGTCTGGGCGACCGACGGCCGTTCCGTGTCCGACGTGATCGTCGCCGGCCGACCGGTCGTCGCCGACGGCGTCTGCACGACGGTCGACGGTGCGGAGCTGCGGGACCGCCTCGCCACCGCAGCGGCAGACCACGCCCGACGGGCGGGCCTACCCGTGACCGCCCGCTGGCCACTACGCACTGTCTGA
- a CDS encoding VOC family protein, with product MTKPNTLIFVDFPSPDPAATARFYAEVFGWEVEGRPEGVFHRAVPGGEFPLEDGSPSGIGNLHMGIYDAANARPHPDPAGVEPRTIATADQGRSTRFWILVSDDDSIDAILERAVALGATVQWRDHYWAEFNGINAAFTDPWGITCVLWGKPGADGAIPEGFTRE from the coding sequence ATGACCAAGCCGAACACCCTGATCTTCGTGGACTTCCCGAGCCCGGACCCGGCGGCCACCGCCCGGTTCTACGCCGAGGTCTTCGGCTGGGAGGTGGAAGGCCGCCCCGAGGGTGTGTTCCACCGCGCCGTCCCCGGTGGGGAATTCCCACTCGAGGACGGGTCGCCGTCGGGCATCGGCAACCTCCACATGGGGATCTACGACGCCGCCAACGCCCGCCCCCATCCGGACCCGGCCGGAGTCGAGCCACGCACCATCGCAACCGCGGACCAAGGCCGGTCCACCCGCTTCTGGATCCTCGTGAGCGACGACGACAGCATCGACGCCATCCTCGAGAGGGCGGTGGCGCTGGGCGCGACCGTCCAGTGGCGGGACCACTACTGGGCCGAGTTCAACGGCATCAACGCCGCCTTCACCGATCCCTGGGGCATCACGTGTGTCCTGTGGGGCAAGCCCGGCGCCGACGGAGCGATCCCCGAGGGCTTCACACGTGAGTGA
- a CDS encoding nuclear transport factor 2 family protein — MGVLSTSDPAGVVASYMASFDSGNPEAIAGHVSADFESVHTAALGHGFTGGDEYRRRLPNFLADMAGVHYDVRQTVVDGTTVVVAYEMTARWKGEHPVTVPGTMWFDVVDGEITRRVDYWDSKVFTDQIPDAS; from the coding sequence GTGGGGGTCCTGAGTACCTCCGACCCGGCCGGTGTCGTCGCCTCCTACATGGCGTCGTTCGACAGCGGAAACCCCGAGGCCATCGCCGGACACGTCAGCGCGGACTTCGAGAGCGTCCACACCGCCGCTCTCGGCCACGGCTTCACCGGCGGCGACGAGTACCGCCGCCGACTTCCGAACTTCCTCGCCGACATGGCGGGAGTGCACTACGACGTCCGACAGACCGTCGTCGACGGGACCACCGTCGTCGTCGCCTACGAGATGACCGCCCGCTGGAAGGGCGAACACCCCGTGACGGTTCCCGGCACGATGTGGTTCGACGTCGTCGACGGCGAGATCACCCGTCGCGTGGACTACTGGGACTCGAAGGTGTTCACCGACCAGATCCCGGACGCGAGCTGA